From a region of the Scyliorhinus torazame isolate Kashiwa2021f chromosome 15, sScyTor2.1, whole genome shotgun sequence genome:
- the LOC140391842 gene encoding uncharacterized protein isoform X3 has product MQYILLRPGQRCLSHTLQERMSRVVVHWRDLADAATMDERMNGHRTTITRQKCSLPIGEHFSCQEHSASELRVRLKTVTVPQAERKIHVYRDFGEEKHSKVRGQGLETNTIFVDEHEKILGTEDSSNSKLQITITDEEGVKNYNHQLKQYRNDHETNILLNSSELNENAELQSVSTWCNIENVRNTPLLRNILIQGNDCASVETSQYKIDNAVLPNSASSAQSSITEPKKIFQNQPINHTDDILTTNTDGCLSNSKRESTRTSLLDLLTKSQSALVVANSNINSQQSCSSNNICVPSKRDQGHSQSNSDSSLLSSITGSRSLNVGNRDVQQLNLSNSSLNISQKMNGTAYDGKSKSIPPISLPVPVHTRFSIHAHKWNINSQNCDNTTFQRGGNDFLQTSKHKPISSLSLSEPVCQPRATSFIRVSSKTKHQYSGSDNTNITTQSAGNDDHLQSSGGGREITPLFPGIGKEKSSVDNLILNKTRMEHVALRVAEGPLPESEGNSWKHSCKNVGRCTSLLPTELICSYSSTCVKTCMDSNVLQACPPNRTSAALQSGGNNFLEKVKHETSHELSADPKSATNIIHHNSELLSNQSKTDAVSLVSVTNASLQNGESETINATEMAITQTPNYKTLNLDINSKQNDREASGLTISKDRVLSYKFPIRSSYKYLLLDDSAKTIDIAADATDNEHKSAPNCVPPLSDMLAEEASLSDIKNILKNASQNWPTQTVNSNLPKIHSVNDVQSDKCEKTSTPSSVVAMQWLSTNTNKGNSPKNYQNDENSNNAQKNISETVNEEQSSATITSQLKQNALFTYSSLEGGNEYLPKDKSDTDSKPSQDSLSGQVPLTNFIDSQDKSMTDFPLGDNTTMSPGTIKNAENYQSEKNIPISPHDTMSGQQVLTDTHGNMNKLLIHFSMRSGVIKKLENDQSENYKVDSLSDTATALMTPSGIIHGTKSTFQNWEQNSADSIMLRGIIKDGKEPDKSKMESACSVLDPVFNQLSLIHNKYCNEHDPQCHSLSGADVTGNRKNLGLLKNSESEIHSAVVSNKGVHQLSPINTTYNEVQKLIYLPNSAEIPSETEQEKAKATYPSSCLGPVINKPSPVTITHKYSDSSLNCSFNHSTSSVDTEFNKLLQKDNPEISGVAPSADSLQSTAVEYLQESPTEITIIRKNGLAHYSRNVTDTYCDETSCDQYKSKRFGKTKNAFSSPPGITTLWPTSSIVCNNQNKPLIHVDRESNQFLQKNKPESHGTDPSPEILTVLQSTTADIKKCAMHIDPSKVTEIVYDEKSCDKNVDDYQSENHGGILLGRVTGQRTGREKVQQNLPSNNDDTTLDRTLNKYKSEIAHVSSAVDTVIGQQFSTNIPHRSKYQSLNYSPNCPAVTLDRGNNKHLQKDNTGSIMSDSLFDQPSPINPHNKVKPLTHFPLHNDNNLAAEITKKAENHQSEESSLIPSPYALIDQKSLTNSHSNLDKPLTHSLESSDIEIDENVQKHKYKISPVTSPTYPFTSYRSAANVKKNTLQHHATKVTDIYHRKRPSGKFKLNVLLKAKSVPSPSAAESTQSIFENISQSSNQDKSKDLRLVRDDISLLVGRENIDKCQPYTSSAISPTDKLNGEWAPKNITLGWRNILPNCSPNVDGTTADRDVNNTCDAVDKFETKCMLSALNQVSSQLSPTDTGRSNEHRPLNHLLNSTAVNVHRESPDYLEKCKHKTKSALLSVDKVIQQKSPTSGTHGYKDKPLNHSTVPTDVDVIIQDYNQDKFKTSHVIPPIDLVSSHQSAKNITHRDKHEILNCSLNCGTVTADTGVNEYLRKDPPETNPIPAVDLLNDTQSTTTITDIKKNIRHNYSSHLAETCLDKIPYKTFNFKDLHKTNSAPSSPPQVTGQWPITHTIHNNQDKSSARSTLSGEFRMNRRNNSCLQKYKSETNDEFSLSTSLAGQQSPLNIRKSKPDKSLAHSPNRSDFVRDTGIIKNLENCQPKNNRATFLWPDADIACDINTKFQNWFPTRDLSLNQQCDVNMKHYQSETGNTVSSQDLPIDQESFIGVTCSKKIKYLRESTKSGYITLARRYYGSCEQIDRDLINNVSSPHDLSPTLLSPSDIVHSNKNVTCDHSPIRADLPAQDGDNAKGNGKIFRRGRKSFCGEMFQNRTLGMKNANVSNFLQQSSPKKNQIDSDITEINNFRNRLNAYSDVSQYRASIDEDDSANNNVQAGTARFSKRYCRFARSPRPSLQNIPHRCGNMYKAKSLKDINSDYNQSPLQDHEHFFATNSLQNSKLTVRNRQFRPSLQLSNNIKSSRLCRSYSDLPSSDGNESDYNNWISYQDSKFSELLSGNVSKEDKKKETYLENMRRVLVADRLWKPGYLHKESSSPKSEDVFDPCTSEVNQDPGVNDDTGQNDEYFPVDYKIFWPKENPSDIMRLLSSSSTGSKISENSLSPPQHHTPAVIDKPNFSCYSDTNSDTTTDDEYFLDGNETAKESAL; this is encoded by the coding sequence GATTGTGCTTCTGTTGAAACGTCTCAATACAAAATTGATAATGCAGTATTACCAAATTCAGCATCTAGCGCACAGTCTTCCATCACTGAGCCTAAAAAGATTTTTCAAAATCAGCCAATAAACCATACTGATGACATTCTGACAACAAATACTGATGGTTGTTTGTCGAACAGCAAGCGTGAAAGCACCAGAACATCATTGCTGGATCTATTAACCAAATCGCAGTCTGCTCTAGTTGTTGCCAATAGCAACATAAATAGTCAGCAAAGCTGCTCATCAAACAATATTTGTGTCCCTTCAAAAAGAGACCAAGGTCATTCACAAAGTAACAGCGATTCTTCATTGTTAAGCTCAATTACGGGCTCAAGAAGTCTTAACGTTGGCAACAGAGATGTGCAACAACTGAATTTGTCAAATAGTTCACTCAATATATCACAAAAAATGAACGGCACTGCTTATGACGGCAAATCAAAATCCATTCCTCCAATTTCATTACCTGTTCCAGTACACACTCGATTTTCCATACATGCTCACAAGTGGAATATTAATTCTCAAAATTGTGATAACACCACTTTCCAAAGAGGTGGTAACGATTTTTTGCAAACCAGTAAACATAAACCCATTAGTTCCCTTTCCTTGTCAGAACCAGTGTGTCAACCGAGGGCTACTTCATTTATCAGGGTCAGCAGCAAAACTAAGCATCAATATTCTGGGTCAGACAACACTAACATCACTACACAAAGTGCAGGTAATGATGATCATTTACAAAGCAGTGGGGGTGGAAGAGAAATCACCCCTTTGTTTCCAGGGATAGGGAAAGAAAAATCTTCAGTAGATAATCTCATATTGAACAAAACCAGAATGGAACATGTCGCATTAAGAGTCGCTGAAGGCCCTTTGCCAGAAAGTGAAGGTAACAGCTGGAAACACAGTTGTAAAAATGTGGGAAGATGCACGTCTTTATTACCAACTGAGCTCATTTGTTCATATTCTTCCACATGTGTAAAAACATGCATGGACAGTAATGTGTTACAGGCTTGTCCACCAAATAGAACAAGTGCTGCCTTGCAATCAGGTGGTAACAATTTTCTAGAAAAAGTTAAACATGAAACAAGTCATGAACTGTCGGCAGATCCAAAATCTGCAACAAATATAATTCATCACAACAGTGAATTACTGAGCAATCAATCAAAAACTGATGCTGTCTCCTTAGTCAGTGTAACTAATGCTTCTTTACAAAATGGTGAATCAGAAACTATTAATGCGACAGAAATGGCTATAACACAAACTCCAAACTACAAAACCCTTAATTTAGATATAAACTCTAAACAAAACGATAGAGAAGCATCTGGCTTAACAATATCAAAGGATCGCGTGCTTAGCTACAAGTTTCCTATACGTTCCAGCTATAAATACCTTTTACTGGATGATTCAGCCAAGACTATTGACATAGCTGCAGATGCAACAGATAATGAGCATAAATCTGCTCCAAACTGTGTGCCTCCATTATCAGACATGTTAGCAGAAGAAGCATCTCTTTCAGATATCAAAAATATTCTGAAAAATGCTTCACAGAATTGGCCAACTCAAACAGTCAATAGCAATTTGCCCAAAATACATAGTGTTAATGACGTTCAAAGTGATAAATGTGAAAAGACGAGCACGCCATCATCAGTTGTAGCAATGCAATGGTTGTCTACAAATACCAACAAAGGTAACTCACCAAAAAATTACCAAAATGATGAAAACAGTAATAATGCACAGAAAAACATATCTGAAACAGTAAATGAGGAACAGTCTTCAGCAACTATCACATCCCAGTTGAAGCAAAATGCATTATTCACATACTCCTCCCTTGAAGGAGGCAATGAATATTTACCAAAGGATAAATCTGACACCGACAGTAAACCTTCACAAGATTCGCTGAGTGGCCAAGTGCCTCTTACAAATTTCATAGACAGTCAAGATAAATCAATGACTGATTTCCCACTCGGTGATAATACCACCATGAGTCCAGGAACTATTAAAAATGCAGAAAATTACCAATCTGAAAAAAACATTCCCATTTCACCACATGATACAATGAGTGGCCAACAGGTCCTTACAGATACTCATGGTAATATGAACAAGTTACTGATTCATTTCTCCATGAGATCAGGTGTTATCAAGAAATTAGAAAATGACCAATCTGAAAACTACAAAGTTGATTCATTATCAGACACAGCAACTGCCTTGATGACTCCTTCAGGTATTATACATGGTACAAAAAGCACATTTCAAAATTGGGAACAAAACAGTGCTGACAGCATTATGCTTAGAGGAATTATTAAAGATGGCAAAGAACCAGATAAATCTAAGATGGAAAGTGCCTGTTCTGTTCTGGATCCAGTTTTTAACCAGTTGTCCCTCATACATAACAAATATTGCAATGAACACGACCCACAGTGTCATTCTCTAAGCGGTGCTGATGTTACAGGGAACAGGAAAAATCTTGGCCTTTTGAAAAATAGTGAATCTGAAATCCATTCTGCAGTTGTGTCAAATAAAGGGGTTCACCAGTTGTCTCCAATAAATACCACGTACAACGAAGTTCAGAAACTGATTTATTTGCCAAACAGTGCTGAAATACCAAGTGAAACCGAGCAAGAGAAAGCAAAAGCTACTTATCCTTCTTCTTGCTTGGGACCAGTGATTAACAAACCATCTCCTGTAACTATCACACACAAATACAGTGACTCGTCACTGAATTGTTCATTCAACCATTCTACTTCCTCCGTGGATACTGAATTTAATAAGCTTTTGCAGAAGGACAACCCAGAAATCAGTGGTGTGGCTCCTTCAGCAGATTCACTGCAAAGTACTGCTGTGGAATATCTGCAAGAATCTCCTACAGAAATCACCATTATAAGGAAAAATGGACTTGCGCATTACTCAAGAAATGTAACTGATACCTATTGTGATGAAACGTCCTGTGATCAATACAAATCTAAACGTTTTGGTAAAACAAAGAATGCATTTTCATCACCACCTGGGATTACCACGCTGTGGCCGACTTCAAGTATCGTATGTAATAACCAAAACAAACCACTGATTCATGTGGACAGAGAAAGCAATCAGTTTTTACAAAAGAACAAACCTGAAAGCCATGGTACAGATCCATCTCCAGAAATATTAACAGTTTTGCAGTCCACTACCGCTGATATTAAGAAATGTGCTATGCACATTGATCCATCAAAGGTAACTGAAATTGTTTATGATGAGAAATCATGTGACAAAAATGTGGACGATTACCAATCAGAAAATCATGGTGGAATTTTACTGGGTAGAGTGACTGGCCAAAGAACGGGAAGGGAAAAAGTGCAACAAAATTTGCCCTCAAATAATGATGACACCACTTTGGATAGAACATTGAATAAATACAAATCTGAAATTGCCCATGTATCTTCAGCAGTGGATACAGTGATCGGGCAACAGTTTTCAACAAATATTCCACACAGGAGTAAATATCAGTCACTGAACTATTCACCAAATTGCCCGGCTGTCACTCTGGACAGAGGAAACAATAAACATTTACAAAAGGACAACACTGGATCTATAATGTCTGATTCATTGTTTGACCAACCATCTCCTATAAATCCACACAACAAAGTCAAACCATTGACCCATTTCCCACTCCATAATGACAACAATCTGGCTGCAGAAATTACCAAGAAAGCTGAAAATCATCAATCTGAGGAAAGCAGTTTGATTCCATCACCATATGCACTAATTGATCAAAAGTCTCTTACGAATTCACACAGTAACTTAGACAAGCCATTAACTCATTCTTTGGAGAGCAGTGACATAGAAATAGATGAGAATGTACAAAAGCACAAATATAAAATCAGCCCTGTCACTTCACCGACATATCCTTTCACTTCCTATCGCTCTGCTGCGAATGTAAAGAAAAATACATTGCAGCATCATGCAACAAAGGTAACTGACATCTACCATCGTAAGAGACCTTCTGGTAAATTCAAATTAAATGTCTTGCTTAAAGCAAAGAGTGTGCCCTCACCATCAGCTGCAGAAAGCACCCAGTCGATCTTTGAAAATATCTCACAAAGCAGTAACCAAGACAAATCAAAGGATCTTCGCCTGGTCCGAGATGACATCAGTCTATTGGTAGGTAGAGAAAATATAGACAAATGCCAACCCTACACAAGCAGTGCCATTTCACCAACAGATAAACTGAATGGAGAGTGGGCCCCAAAAAATATTACACTAGGCTGGAGAAATATATTACCGAATTGCTCGCCAAATGTTGATGGCACCACTGCGGACAGAGACGTTAATAATACTTGTGATGCAGTGGATAAATTTGAGACTAAGTGCATGCTTTCAGCACTGAATCAGGTATCCAGTCAGTTGTCTCCTACAGACACTGGACGTAGCAATGAACACAGGCCACTCAATCATTTGTTAAACAGTACTGCTGTCAATGTACACCGAGAAAGTCCTGACTATTTAGAAAAATGCAAACATAAAACTAAAAGTGCACTTTTGTCAGTGGATAAAGTTATCCAACAAAAATCTCCTACAAGTGGAACACACGGCTATAAAGACAAGCCACTGAATCATTCAACAGTCCCGACTGATGTCGATGTGATTATTCAGGATTATAATCAGGACAAATTTAAGACGAGCCATGTAATTCCACCAATCGATCTAGTTTCCAGCCACCAGTCTGCTAAGAATATCACACACCGCGATAAACATGAAATACTGAATTGTTCATTGAACTGTGGTACAGTCACTGCAGATACTGGAGTCAATGAATATTTAAGAAAGGACCCACCAGAAACTAACCCAATTCCAGCAGTAGATTTGTTAAATGACACACAGTCCACAACCACTATCACAGATATCAAGAAAAATATCAGGCACAATTATTCATCACATCTTGCTGAAACCTGTCTCGATAAAATACCTTACAAAACATTTAATTTTAAAGATTTACATAAAACTAATAGTGCACCCTCATCACCACCTCAGGTGACCGGACAATGGCCCATCACTCATACCATTCACAACAACCAAGATAAATCATCAGCTCGTTCCACACTGAGTGGGGAATTTAGAATGAACAGAAGAAATAATAGTTGTTTACAGAAGTACAAATCTGAAACCAACGATGAATTTTCATTATCGACTTCGTTGGCTGGGCAACAATCTCCTTTAAATATCAGAAAAAGCAAACCAGACAAGTCACTGGCTCATTCTCCAAATAGAAGTGACTTTGTGAGGGACACAGGAATTATCAAGAATCTAGAAAATTGTCAACCCAAAAACAATAGAGCAACTTTCTTATGGCCTGATGCAGACATTGCATGTGACATTAATACAAAATTTCAGAATTGGTTTCCAACCAGGGATCTGTCTTTGAATCAACAGTGTGATGTTAATATGAAGCACTATCAATCAGAAACGGGCAATACTGTTTCATCACAGGATCTGCCGATTGACCAAGAGTCTTTTATAGGTGTCACATGCAGCAAGAAAATTAAGTATTTGAGAGAATCAACAAAAAGTGGATATATCACTCTGGCTAGAAGATATTATGGCAGTTGTGAACAAATTGACAGGGATTTAATTAACAACGTTTCTTCACCACATGATTTGTCACCCACTCTTCTTTCTCCTTCTGATATTGTACATAGCAACAAGAATGTAACATGTGATCATTCACCAATTCGTGCTGACTTGCCTGCACAAGACGGCGACAATGCGAAAGGAAATGGAAAAATATTCAGACGTGGAAGGAAATCGTTCTGTGGAGAAATGTTTCAGAATCGGACATTGGGAATGAAAAATGCAAATGTTTCTAACTTCCTGCAGCAAAGTTCTCCAAAGAAGAATCAAATTGATTCAGATATCACAGAGATTAATAACTTTCGGAATAGGTTAAATGCCTACAGTGATGTTTCTCAATACAGAGCTAGTATTGATGAAGATGATTCAGCAAACAATAACGTGCAGGCAGGGACAGCTAGATTCTCAAAAAGATACTgcaggtttgcacgttctccgagaCCCAGTCTGCAGAACATTCCACATAGATGTGGTAATATGTACAAGGCAAAAAGTTTGAAAGACATTAATTCAGATTACAACCAATCCCCCCTCCAAGATCATGAACATTTTTTTGCCACCAATAGCTTGCAGAATTCTAAACTAACTGTTCGCAACAGGCAATTTCGCCCCAGTCTCCAGTTGTCAAATAATATAAAATCTAGCAGACTTTGCCGATCTTATTCTGATCTCCCTTCTTCTGATGGGAATGAGTCTGACTATAACAATTGGATTTCATACCAAGACAGTAAATTTAGTGAGTTACTGAGCGGAAATGTTTCTAAAGAAGATAAAAAGAAAGAAACATACCTTGAGAACATGAGAAGAGTATTGGTAGCAGACAGATTGTGGAAACCTGGATATCTTCACAAGGAATCCTCATCTCCAAAAAGTGAGGATGTTTTCGATCCATGCACCAGTGAAGTGAACCAGGATCCAGGAGTGAATGATGATACGGGACAGAATGATGAGTATTTTCCTGTAGACTATAAAATATTTTGGCCCAAGGAAAATCCCTCAGATATAATGAGACTTTTGAGTTCTTCATCCACAGGGAGTAAAATATCAGAGAACAGTCTTTCACCACCGCAACACCACACGCCAGCTGTGATTGACAAACCAAACTTCTCTTGTTACTCGGATACAAATTCAGACACCACTACTGATGATGAGTACTTTTTGGATGGCAATGAAACTGCAAAGGAATCTGCGCTATAA